From one Mobula hypostoma chromosome 28, sMobHyp1.1, whole genome shotgun sequence genomic stretch:
- the LOC134338759 gene encoding probable G-protein coupled receptor 139: MHTPPRGLVYAIYYTALAVIAVPVNIVAIVILSRGKCGLSRCISRYLVSMAATDLLVILTAVILNRIPAIYFPGNFLFITPVCSFSIALIYAARDSSVWLTVTFTFDRYVAICWQKLKAKYCTHRTAGVVVSTVCTLGCVINIPWYFLHESIYVIDNVPWYCKRAGILSSFLLWKIFDWTDRALAPCLPFLLILTLNALTVRHILAASRARRRLCSCAIGDRQRDPEMESRRKSIVLLFAISSCFILLWMPYVVHFLLVRFQIGHAINGYSDPRFILMESANMFQMLSCCTNTFIYAVTQNKFREELKLLVKFPLNASHSTAPLRKEQIPAKKSASRSV; this comes from the exons ATGCACACTCCTCCCAGAGGCCTGGTGTACGCAATTTACTACACGGCTCTTGCAGTGATCGCGGTTCCAG TTAATATAGTGGCCATTGTGATCCTGTCCCGAGGAAAATGTGGTCTTTCAAGATGTATCAGCCGGTACCTCGTGTCTATGGCGGCGACGGATCTTCTGGTAATTCTCACCgccgtgatattaaaccggattcccGCTATTTATTTTCCCGGTAATTTCCTCTTCATCACTCCCGTGTGCAGTTTCAGCATTGCCTTAATTTACGCCGCTAGGGACAGTTCGGTTTGGTTAACGGTCACGTTCACGTTTGACCGATATGTAGCTATCTGCTGGCAGAAACTCAAAGCAAAGTATTGCACCCACAGAACCGCTGGCGTTGTTGTCTCTACCGTCTGTACTTTGGGCTGCGTGATCAACATTCCCTGGTACTTTTTGCACGAATCTATCTACGTCATTGATAACGTGCCCTGGTATTGCAAACGGGCGGGTATCCTTTCTTCTTTTCTGCTATGGAAAATATTTGATTGGACGGATCGCGCTCTGGCCCCTTGCCTCCCGTTCCTGCTTATTCTGACGCTCAACGCGCTCACGGTCAGGCACATTCTGGCAGCCAGTCGGGCCCGTAGGAGACTCTGCAGTTGCGCCATAGGAGACAGACAGAGggacccggagatggagagccGCAGGAAGTCGATCGTCCTGCTCTTTGCAATCTCCAGTTGTTTCATCCTTCTGTGGATGCCGTATGTTGTCCACTTCTTGCTCGTGCGATTTCAAATTGGTCATGCAATTAATGGCTACAGCGACCCTAGATTTATCCTGATGGAAAGTGCCAACATGTTTCAGATGCTGAGCTGCTGCACAAACACGTTTATCTACGCAGTGACTCAAAACAAATTCCGGGAGGAACTGAAGCTTCTCGTGAAATTTCCGCTGAACGCTTCACACTCAACAGCTCCGTTACGGAAGGAACAGATTCCTGCAAAAAAATCAGCAAGTCGTTCCGTTTAG